A part of Streptomyces sp. NBC_01235 genomic DNA contains:
- a CDS encoding radical SAM protein, which produces MGSRTALVEDLMERFPHVPREAVFKEDLLRGGVAFDPSALSDNESGEVKPKSYFIFSFDHGTLPELGEAALRRPPEEIILTGGPYDLRRTVVSVRVNPSSPYRVAADDEGLLGLYLDGTRIADVGVPPMPEYYRHKLSNGKSVMEVAPTIQWGYLIYLTVFRVCQYFGAKEECQYCDINHNWRQHKAAGRPYTGVKDVDEVLEALEIIDRYDTQKTSTAYTLTGGAITKTVAGRDEADFYGHYAKAIEERFPGRWIGKVVAQALPRDDVQRFKDYGVQIYHPNYEVWDRRLFELYCPGKERYVGRDEWHKRILDSAEIFGARNVIPNFVAGVEMAEPFGFGSVDEAIASTTEGLRFFMSQGITPRFTTWCPEPTTPLGKANPQGAPLEYHIRLLEAYRATMDEFGLSSPPGYGPPGPGRAVFSVSSFMDSLPEQDAATV; this is translated from the coding sequence ATGGGCAGCCGTACCGCGCTGGTCGAGGATCTGATGGAGCGGTTTCCGCATGTTCCGCGGGAGGCCGTCTTCAAGGAGGACCTGCTGCGCGGAGGTGTGGCCTTCGACCCCTCAGCCCTCAGCGACAACGAGTCGGGGGAGGTCAAGCCGAAGTCGTACTTCATCTTCTCCTTCGACCACGGCACCCTGCCCGAGCTCGGCGAGGCCGCGCTGCGCCGTCCGCCGGAGGAGATCATCCTTACCGGCGGACCGTACGACCTGCGGCGGACCGTCGTGTCGGTGCGCGTGAACCCGTCCTCGCCGTACCGTGTCGCGGCGGACGACGAGGGCCTGCTCGGGCTCTACCTCGACGGAACGCGCATCGCCGACGTCGGTGTGCCGCCGATGCCGGAGTACTACCGGCACAAGCTCTCCAACGGGAAGTCCGTCATGGAGGTCGCCCCCACCATCCAGTGGGGTTACCTCATCTATCTGACCGTCTTCCGGGTGTGCCAGTACTTCGGCGCCAAGGAGGAGTGCCAGTACTGCGACATCAACCACAACTGGCGCCAGCACAAGGCCGCCGGCCGGCCGTACACGGGCGTGAAGGACGTCGACGAGGTCCTGGAGGCCCTGGAGATCATCGACCGGTACGACACCCAGAAGACGTCCACCGCCTACACCCTCACCGGTGGCGCGATCACGAAAACGGTTGCCGGGCGCGACGAGGCCGACTTCTACGGCCACTACGCCAAGGCCATCGAGGAGCGCTTCCCGGGCCGCTGGATCGGCAAGGTCGTGGCGCAGGCCCTGCCGCGCGACGACGTACAGCGGTTCAAGGACTACGGCGTGCAGATCTACCACCCCAACTACGAGGTGTGGGACCGCCGGCTGTTCGAGCTGTACTGCCCGGGCAAGGAGCGCTACGTCGGCCGCGACGAGTGGCACAAGAGGATCCTCGACTCGGCGGAGATCTTCGGCGCGCGCAACGTCATCCCCAACTTCGTCGCGGGGGTCGAGATGGCCGAGCCGTTCGGCTTCGGATCCGTCGACGAGGCCATCGCCTCCACCACGGAGGGGCTGCGCTTCTTCATGTCGCAGGGCATCACGCCCCGCTTCACCACCTGGTGCCCGGAGCCCACGACCCCGCTCGGCAAGGCCAACCCGCAGGGCGCGCCGCTGGAGTACCACATCCGGCTGTTGGAGGCCTACCGCGCCACCATGGACGAGTTCGGGCTCTCCTCGCCGCCCGGCTACGGTCCGCCCGGACCCGGCCGTGCGGTCTTCTCCGTGAGCTCCTTCATGGACAGTCTTCCGGAGCAGGACGCGGCGACCGTATAG
- a CDS encoding cellulose-binding domain-containing protein produces the protein MPDLPTPKDAAEAALFSECWDAVLSYADLCTSGSTAANQLAREAFALGIREARAVEDGTARGAGRRSSRLPRIPLLLTAVRTTAATWETQGQGHKLDPDLRLWLNSEKAARYVGPPLSRPIALRGLRDMQEPDAALLWLAEVEALPLHAVVRRQGLDPTAAVEELNQVRGLFRDRCHRNHLDTPMDAECRSYVRLLDAVTRSPAADTPPDLSRHLATCVECAEAAACLRLHGGGLPAALAQGVIGWGGLAYLERRRRASEVRLGPGRPETTDPEGAAEQAAATRARVRRNALLVAAVLVSGLALAVSMMPGDSGGDSVAQRGPTDSSPVAGPGSSLPSDTPVSSAAPSSSDPGPSVGGTPSATGGDDTGRPDPEPQGTSSSTAGAGGAADESGDGAACEVRYDLVNQWPDGFQATVTVTTGDALDAWRVAWSFRDGQKVDQMWDASLAQNGSRVTATAADYNRSVAANGTLSFGFLASWQNKNSAPYAFTLNGKTCTAS, from the coding sequence ATGCCCGACCTGCCGACCCCGAAGGACGCCGCCGAGGCCGCGCTGTTCTCCGAGTGCTGGGACGCCGTCCTGTCGTACGCCGACCTGTGCACGTCCGGCTCGACCGCGGCGAACCAGCTGGCCCGTGAGGCGTTCGCGCTCGGCATACGCGAGGCCCGCGCCGTCGAGGACGGCACCGCACGAGGTGCCGGCCGTCGCTCGTCCCGGCTGCCCCGGATCCCCCTGCTGCTGACCGCCGTACGCACCACGGCGGCCACCTGGGAGACCCAGGGACAGGGCCACAAACTCGACCCCGATCTGCGCCTGTGGCTGAACTCCGAGAAGGCCGCACGGTACGTCGGACCGCCCCTGAGCCGTCCCATCGCCCTGCGCGGACTGCGCGACATGCAGGAACCGGACGCCGCCCTGCTGTGGCTGGCGGAGGTGGAGGCGCTGCCGCTGCACGCCGTGGTCCGCCGGCAGGGCCTGGACCCGACCGCCGCGGTGGAGGAACTGAACCAGGTCCGCGGCCTGTTCCGGGACCGCTGCCACCGCAACCATCTCGACACGCCGATGGACGCGGAGTGCCGCAGCTACGTCCGGCTCCTGGACGCCGTCACCCGCTCGCCCGCCGCCGACACGCCGCCGGACCTCTCCCGTCACCTCGCCACCTGCGTGGAATGCGCGGAGGCCGCCGCCTGTCTGCGGCTGCACGGCGGCGGGCTGCCCGCGGCCCTCGCCCAGGGCGTGATCGGCTGGGGCGGCCTCGCCTACCTGGAGCGCCGCCGCCGGGCCTCCGAGGTGCGCCTCGGCCCCGGACGCCCCGAGACCACGGACCCCGAGGGCGCGGCCGAACAGGCCGCCGCGACCAGGGCGCGCGTGCGGCGCAACGCGCTTCTCGTCGCCGCCGTCCTCGTCTCCGGGCTGGCGCTCGCCGTGTCGATGATGCCCGGCGACAGCGGCGGCGACAGCGTCGCCCAGAGGGGCCCCACGGACAGCAGTCCGGTCGCCGGACCCGGCTCCTCCCTGCCGTCCGACACCCCCGTCTCCTCCGCCGCGCCGTCCTCGTCCGACCCGGGGCCGTCCGTCGGCGGTACGCCGTCGGCGACGGGCGGCGACGACACCGGCAGGCCCGACCCGGAGCCCCAGGGCACCTCCTCGTCCACCGCCGGTGCGGGCGGCGCTGCCGACGAGAGCGGGGACGGGGCGGCCTGCGAGGTCCGCTACGACCTCGTCAACCAGTGGCCGGACGGCTTCCAGGCGACGGTCACCGTCACCACCGGCGACGCGCTCGACGCCTGGCGGGTGGCCTGGTCCTTCCGCGACGGTCAGAAGGTCGACCAGATGTGGGACGCGAGCCTCGCCCAGAACGGCTCCCGTGTCACCGCGACCGCCGCCGACTACAACCGGTCCGTCGCGGCGAACGGAACCCTCAGCTTCGGCTTCCTCGCCTCCTGGCAGAACAAGAACAGCGCCCCGTACGCGTTCACCCTCAACGGGAAGACGTGCACGGCTTCTTGA